The following is a genomic window from Cervus canadensis isolate Bull #8, Minnesota chromosome 25, ASM1932006v1, whole genome shotgun sequence.
cagggcacGGGCTCAAGGGCCCtagagcttcagtagttgtggcacgtgggctcagcagcgTGTCTTCCAAGAGCTCTGACTGCAGAGGAAGGGGGCAAGTTTGGGCCTCATGCTCATCTAGTTTGTCGCCTTCCCCACTCCCAGGCTGATGATGGAGTTTGATCTACTGACCTTCAGCTTCGGACAGCTGCCCTTGGCTCTGGTGACATGGGTCCCCATGTTCCTGTCCACTCTGCTGGTGCCCTACCAGGCCCTGCGGCTGTGGGAGAGGCCCAAGTCTGGAGGGGCCTGGACCCTGGGGGTGGGCCTGGGCTGCTTGCTGCTGGCTGCCCACGCCGCCGTGCTCGGCATCCTCCCGGTCCACGTGGCAGTGGACTATCAGCTCCCGCCAGCCTCCCGCTGTGTGCTAGTCTTTGAGCAGGTGGGTGATGGGCAGGACCAATGGTGGGGTGGGGCCCCTGGGAGAGAGGGCATTGGATACTGTATTGGTGGGGGTGGAGCTAATTATCAGGGGCAGAGTCCTTTGCGACAGATTTGAGACAACCAGCAGTCTCCaaagaaatgtaaacaaatggaCACTGCTGTGCAAATATACTCATATAGTCGAAGGGAGTTGGCCGGCTAGAGGCTCTGCCCTTTCCAGTACTCCTTTACCCTAGATTCATCCCAGCAGCCGTCTGTGTTAGGTTATAAGACTGTCCAACAAAAAGATAATAGTATGGGCATTGACCATACAAAGTTTACAATCTGCCTGCCCCTCTCCTGGTGTAAACGtgagcacagagaggttaagtgatctGTTCAGTCCCAAAGCACCTTAACCTCATTTCTATTCCACCTCAGGTCAGGCTCCTGATGAAAAGCTACTCTTTCCTGAGAGAGACGGTACCCGGGACACTTTGGGCCAGAGGAGGTGAGGCCTGCTGCTGTGAACTCAGTCCTCTTGGTTGGTTGAATGAAGCCAGCAGGTGCAAGAGCCTCATAAAAGCTCCAACTTTCTAAGCCCATCTTGCCCACAGGGCACACCTCCAGCCGCCAACTGGGCTCTCTGGGCCTTAGTCAATCGGCGTTCTCTTAGGTCCCACTTCTGAGAAGGCTGCTCTACTGCCCAGGACTTCTGGCTCATCCTTATTTAGACCCAGGGTATGAGAGCCTTATATGAGAAAGTCAAACCAGAAGGAGAGAGAATCGGGTGGTGGGATTTGTGGGTGCCAAATGAAGCCCTGGCCACAGTCCGTCTTGTGCcagaaaagggggggggggtacCTGGAATGGAAGCAAAAGGAGGCTGTTAAAaagcaggttcaattcctgccaTTTggcctcctccccccaccttcagATCCCATACCCAGGTGCTCACCCATCCCCTATCCAGTCTATTCACCAGTCCCACTGCCCTTCCCTAGCACCCCACCCACCTgtgtcctctctccttcccctcttcacTGACAGACCCCTCTTACTCCTCCTCAGGTGAGGGGATCCGGGCCCCCAGTTTCTCCAGctacctctatttcctcttctgtCCCACACTCATCTATAGGGAAACTTACCCCAGGTAAGAGCCTGCACCCCCTTCCCCACATGCCCAGGCCCACCAGGGACCCAACCCTTCTACTCTCCTCTCCCTGAGGTGTTTAGCCTCAACCCAGACACTGGCCACTTTCTCAGGGAGCACCTCACAATAAAGATGGGAATAAGGGACAGATATGTTGCCCCTTCTTCTTGCCCCAGCCCATGGTGATGCAGGGGTGACAGACTGTCCTGGTTTGCCCAGGACTGCCCCAGTTCACCCAGGATTGCTCCAGTTTTCGCACTGAAATTCCTATGTTCTGGGAAACCCCTCAGTCTGGAGCAAACTTAGTGGACACTCAAGCTAAAATTCCACTTGTCATCTTTGTTAAGGAAGATCCAAAGTGTTCTAGATCCCCACCTCCCCAGGTAATCCTCCCAGGCCTGGGCAATTGAGGGAGCTGTAGATAGAGGGCCCCGGATGCTATGTCTGCCCCTGGCAGGAACAagacaaatagatgagaaacatACTGTCTCCATTCCATTGCTGCAACAGGACACCCAACGTCAGGTGGAATTATGTGGCCAAGAACTTTGCCCAGGTCAGCAGACAGAGTCGAAGCGTGGACTACCTGTGACTCATGGTGGCTGAGGGAGCATTTCTGGGAGCAAAGTAGGGGAGGCCCGGGAACAGGTCAGAGGGTTGTGCAAAGAGAAGGGAAGGCAGATGCTGGGCCAGAGTCCAACTCCAGAGGAAGGGGGCAGTTGCCAGTGACTCCTCTCAAAGTTATGTGTCCTCCACCCCTCTCCAGGCCCTGGGCTGTGTGCTCTATGCCTGTTTCATCCTGGGCCGCCTCTGTGTTCCTGTCTTTGCCAACATGAGCCAGGAACCCTTCAGCACACGTGCCCTGGTGCTCTCCATCATGCATGCCACCTTGCCAGGTATCCCCATCGGAGGCAGAGCTGCAGAAGGCTGCACCCTGGAGAAGGCCTAGCAGGGagctcctccctcctctcacTCCTAGTTTCAACACCTTCTCCCTCTGACATCTGCCCTCTCCTCTGGTTGCTCATTGTCAGAGTCTCACTTcagattgggacttccctggtggctcagtggtaaagaatctgcctgccagtgcagcagacacaggttcgatccctgggtcgaaaagatccccggagaaggaaatagcaacctactccggtattcttgcctggagaattccatggatagaggagcccagcgggctacagtccatgtggtccaaagagttgaacacaacttagcgactaaacagcagcagcacttCAGATTGCCGTCCTGTCCCCAACCTCTCCCAACAGGCAGAGGTTTTAACATTCATGTCTATGTTCCAACATCAGGCATGGGCTTCATGAGCAAAtggattgaatgaatgaatgcataaattaGTGAATGATTAATAAGTGATTGGTAGGTTGCTGGGTGAGGGCTTCCTGGGAGGACCCTAGAGGTTCATGGGGGACCAGGGGGACCAGTCTGACTTGCAGTCCCTTGTCTTCACTTCCCAGGCATTTTTATGCTGCTGCTCATCTTCTTTGCCTTCCTTCACTGTTGGCTCAACGCATTCGCGGAGATGCTACGATTTGGAGACAGAATGTTCTATCGGGTGGGGCCTGGACCTGGGCTACCTGGGAGCTGGATGCAGGGACAGCTAGGGAAGGATGTAGGGGAGGATGATGGCTATGTTGGTTGTCACCTTGTTACTGAACCAGGTGCATTTGCCCAATTCTCGCTAAGTCAAACACTGAGATACCGAGATTTACAGCAGAGAAATGGTTTCTTCAACAAGGCAGCCAAGTAAGGAGAAGTGAAAACAATCTCAGATTTGCTTCCCCAAAGGCCAAGGGCTTGAGATATTTATAGGATAAAGAAGCAAGGAGATCTTAGGCTTGGGAAAAGTGATTGGAGGTAGAGAAAAGGTGAGGTAATCAGTGTTCTGCACAAACGTGTCTGAGTTACATGCTTCTTCATGGGATGCATGTTAAAGAATGGAGGCACTTGGCATAATCTGAGGATGGACTTCTTGGCTCTCTGATGTCAAAAAGTCATTCATCCAACAGCTTTACAGACCCAGTTTTAGGGTCAGTGGTCCTAGCCAGTTTGAGCCCACTTGAACTAGACAGGAGCCAACTTCAAGTTCCTGGAAAATTTATGCCCCTTGTTGCTATAGTGACCCATACATCAGAGGTGTTATCTGTATGGGATGGTtaaggaatcaaaaaaaaaaaacaaaaaactaaggcTTTGTCAGTGAAGGCAGGTTACAGCAGAAGGATTTTTAACAAACTGTTCCCTTACCTGCTCTTCTGTAAGACAAGCTCAAGAATTTGTTAGTCACCAGTTTCTGTTAACCCCAAGGGGCACGATTTCAACCTCAGCTGTGCTGTCAGCCTCCCACAGTGAGAAATGTGCTCCTCTGGGTATGCTTATAATGTCACCCGTCCACCTCCTGACCAGCCAGGGCTCAGTGCTTTTGTGGGGCTGGTACTTTGGAATCTTCTCCTGAGAGTAGACAGGAAGGGCCCCAGGGCCTGAGGAGGGAATCAGGCAGATGCTTGCTGGCTCTCTCCTGCTGGGAGCCAGCCCTTGCAGAGAACAGGACAgggagtggggagcagggagACGCAGCTGGGAACCGGGCAGAGACAGGGCCCTGATGCTCACCTCCTCCCCGGCCctgaccccatcccaccccacccccaggactgGTGGAACTCAACATCCTTCTCCAACTACTACCGCACATGGAACGTGGTGGTCCATGACTGGCTCTACAGCTACGTGTATCAAGATGGGCTTTGGGTACGGGCTCAGCTCCCACGGTTAACAGAACCTCTCTGAAacaccctctctttccctttctctgtacATTCCATTTTTTCTAGACCTAAGGGCCCCTTTGACTTTCACCTCCCTCATTCTACCCAACCCAGTGGGCAGAAAAAAAGTCCTTCTTATGATctgacttccttccttccttgtcctCAACTACACCTCCTCCACAGGGCATGTCTCCCCTCCTCAGCCTTCTAAGGAACATGCATATAGCAATTTTCAGTTACCAAGAATTTTCCCACACTGTATAATCTGCACTGTAAGCCTGAGAAGTAAGTATGATTATATCCCCCTTTTGAAAGCGGCCTCTAAGGCCCAATAGACTAATACAATGCTTCTAAGTAAGACATGTCAGTCTTTCTGATCCCAAACCCCATATTCTTTCCATCATACTACATACCCTCTGGCTTCCTTAAAGAGGGGGGCTCTTTGCGGAGGGGGCTTAGGGAGACTCACTCTACCCTCCTCCCCCGACCCCTGCCAGCTCCTTGGTGGCCGAGCCCGAGGCGCGGCCATGCTGGGTGTGTTCCTGGTCTCAGCAGTGGTCCATGAGTACATCTTCTGCTTCGTCCTGGGATTCTTCTACCCCGTCATGCTGTTGCTCTTCCTTGTCTTTGGAGGTGAGCTGAGCCTCTGTATGCCCCCGTAGAGGGAGACATCCCGAGGGAAGAGTCCTAGAGATTCCAGACTGATGGGAGAGGCCACGTACCCAAGACAGAAGCCGGGTGTGCATGCCTCCTGGGGGAAGGCATGGTGCTGTGTGTGaaagccgggggtggggggcaggggactTGGAAGCTGGGAAGGAGGTAGCATCGGGAGGCAGCACAGGGGTATCCTGGGGGGGGTGCAGTGGGAAAACACTTCTGGCTGGAGAGCAGCATCTGAGCAGGGCACACACAGAGGGAGACAAAGGGGAGAAAACTGCTGTTGGTTGGGAGGTTCAGTAAGGCAGCCAGGACAGCGAAACGTAAACTGAGGAATCCTGAAGAATGCCTGAGACCTCCGTGGGTGCCTGGAGTTGGGCTCAAGATCTTTCTCAGTCTTCCTGTTCCAACTGTCCCCTGTGCCCTGAGATAAGAAGGCAGCCAGGAAGATACATTACAGGTGTCTGGAGCTGAGGTGACCACCTTTCCTCCTGCATCAGGGCCACTGAACTTCACGATGCATGACCGGCGCACGGGCCCAGCGTGGAACGTGCTCATGTGGACCTTGCTCTTCCTGGGCCAGGGCATCCAAGTCAGCCTGTACTGCCAGGAGTGGTACGCCCGGCGccactgcccccagccccaggtaAGCGGCCAggacccgcccccaccccgcccgcgCAGCTCCTCACCCAGGAGGACGCGCCTCCTCTCCCCGACAGCCAGCCCCCTATGGTTGCCCCGCTCAACAGCCAAGATCAGGGGCCAGGCCCTGCTTCCTGGGTTCCCATGTCTTAGATGCATAGGGTAAGCCCTGGGAGGGATCTTATTCACAACTCACTTTTCTCTGGCACAGACAACCTTCTGGGGGCTGGTGACACCTCGATCTTGGTCCTGCCATACCTAAATGCCAGGGTACTGTCACcgcgcagatgacaccaccaagTTCTCCTCTGCCTGCAAAGTCTGGGACCAGGACTCCTCTCTGCATTCTCAGACCGAGCTCTGAGTCAAGGGGGCCTGCCATGCCTGACCCCCACCAGGGAACTCCAGGGACTGAGGTCTGTGGACCTGTGAGCATAGACTCAGAAAGGTGATGACTCTTGAGCCCCCATCCCTGTGGACTGGGCACAGGGCCCCCTCTCACTCCATGGCTGTTCAGACTGGCAGAGACACGAAGGATCTTACAGATCTGGTGAATGTGGCTTGACTTAAAGCAAGCTGAGGTTATCAAGGTCTGAGAAGGATTTGTTTCTTTGTACTCTTTCCAATACAATAATAAACTGTATGTAtcactttttattcattcattcatttgttgaagacccatttttttggccacaccacacagcatgtgggttcttagttccccgaccagggatccaacccacactccttgcattggaagcagagttttaaccactggaccaccaaggaagtcccttgaagacccacttttaaaaactttttacagTTGAAGtataagttgatttacaatgttgtgttaatttttgctatacaacaaagtgacttctttttatatgtgtgtgtgtgtgtgtgcatgtgtgtgcccaaaactcaaattatattcttttccattagggtttatcccaggacattgagcatagttccctgtgttatatagtagtgCCTTGTTGTTtgttcattctatatataatagttcacATCTACTATTCCCAAAcccccagtccatccctccccaacccacccacctccttggcaaccacaagtctgttctctgtgtgaagactaatttttttaaaaacttttattttatactggagtatagccttttgtgatagttccaggtgaaCAACGAAGCAACTCagctatacatgtacatgtatccaacTCCCCTCCATTTTACGGTTGCTGTATGGCATTgggcagagttctctgtgctatgtaataggtcctcgttggttatccatcttaaacATAGCACTGCGTACATGgtgaccaaaccagtcaattctaaaggaaatcaaccctgaatattcattggatggactgatgctaaagctgaagctccaatactttggtcatctgatgtgaagagccaactcattggaaaagaccctgatcctgggaaaaagtgagggcagaaggaggaggtaacagaagatgagatggttggatggcatcaccaactcaatggacatgagtttgagcaaactccaggagatagtgaaggacagggaagcctggagcgctgcagtccgtggggtaagagtcacacatgacttagcaactgaacaacatgttGACGACCCACTTTTGACAGGCATGATTGAAGAGTGTGCCTGCAAAGGCAGGACTTTGTGATGGGAGGGGCTGAGTGATACCCTCCTCATCTTTTCTATGCCACCCCAATCTGCCCAAAACTCAAATCACTCCTCCTTCTACCTCTCCTCCTTCAGATCAAATTTCTACAGCCCTTTCATCCTTCTAATCCTGGCAATCTCCAGCACGTTTTCAGAGAGCACATAGCTGGCCTTCTTTCCTTCAGAGGACCCAGGAGAAGAACCTCCTATCCAGACGTAGCCaaatcttttaacttcatgagcTTCAGCTTCCATAGCTATGAAATGGACATTTAGGGAGCTCCTTGGTAGTCTAATGGTTAGGGTTTGATGCTTTCACTGCGGTGATTTTCATTGCATTTGACTTTGCAATTATAGTTCAATTTCTTAACTTTCTATTATGttccacttatttatttggtCTTTCTTTACACCAGCACCACACGTTcatgattactgtagctttataatgtCTTGAAAAAAGGTAGTGTAAGTCATTCAACCTTCTTCAGTCATTTTGCCTATTTGAAGTCCTTTGAATTTTCATTATAAACTTTTGAATTGGCTTCtaagtttctcttaaaaaaagaaagaaagaaaagtctgctgggattttgattggaattacaCATTATAGCTGTAGACCAATATGGATAAAACTGACGTCTTAACAAAATTAAGTCTTCCCATCCATTGATATACTATATCTCTCCACTTGCTGAGGTCTTCTCTATTTTATTGCAGTAACATTTGGTAGTTTTTAGTGCACAGGATTTGCACATTTTGTCAGAATCTCCCCtaagtatttcatatattttaatgatatttttaattacaatttcTGATTGTTAATTGCTACTATAGTgaagtcaactttttttttttggctgccctgggtcttcattgctgagtaTGGGCTTGCTCTCATTTCAGTGAgcagggctcctctctagctgtggtgcacgggcttctcattgcagtggcttctcactgtggagcacaggctctatggcgtgcaggctcagtagttggggcaagGGGGCTTAGTTGGCCCCCCAGGTGTGGGAATCTAAACTCCCCGACTAGAGATCacatctgtgtcccctgccttggcaggtagattcttagccagtggaccaccagggaagtcccaaccaaCTGATTTTTGAGTATTATCCTTGTATCTTTAAATCTTGTTAAATGTACTAATTATTTCTAGGAGTTGCTTACTTTGGAAGACTCCAAAGTATTTTCTACAGAGATGGTCATGTCATCAGcaaatagataattttatttcttcctttccaatgttaatgccttttatttctttttcttgccttattgcactaCCTAGACCCTCCAGTGTTGGAAAGAAGTAATGATAGTAGACATCTTTGCCTTGATCTCAGGGAGAAGCATTCAGATTTTCATATTAATGTTACTGTAGGTTTTTCATGGATGCCCTTTATGAAGTTtagaaagttcctttctgtttctactttgctaagagtttttcttttttttttttttcctgccagaaGTGGATgtttaggaaattccctggcagtccagtagttaggactcaatgctttcactgctgtgggcttgggttcaatccctggtcagggaaccaggatTCTGCAAGCCATGTGTCatggccaaaatataaaataaaaataaatggatgtttaattttgtcaaatgctttttctgcatctactgagatgatcatatttttttccttttttaaactttcagtaaTGTAAATTACATTGAGTCAACATTCTGGAACAGATCCTACTTAATgctgatacatttttaaatgtatcatttgtttctatttactaaattttaaaaataattttgcatcTCTGTTCTCAGGAACTattgatctgtaattttcttgtaaCTCCTTTATTTtgatatgagtgcaattctgGCCTCAGAATTAGTTGGGAAATATTCCCTTCACTGATTTTCTGAGTTTGTAGAagtgccattttaaaaaattaaatgtatggtAGAGTTCAGCAGTAAAGCCACCAGAGACCAGAGTTTTCTTTGGAAAGGGGTTTTCAAAATTCaagttcttaaatatatttaggGTTTTTCAGGCTACCTATTTCCTCTTACCTGAGCTCTAGTAGTTTGTGaaattgtccatttcatctatATTGTCAAATTTAGGGGCAAGattcaggactttcctggtggtccagtggttaagaatctgccatgcAATTCagaggacactggttcgatccctggtcaggaaactaagatcccaggtgctgcagggcaactaagccagtatgcccaaactactgagcctgtgtgctccaAGCCTgcacactacaactagagagcctgtgggccacaaggAAGGtctcaagtgctgcaactaagacctgatgcagccaaatacataagcattttttttttaatttatgaggaaaattttattcataatattccTTCATCCTTTTCCATATCTGTTAACATCTGTGGTTACGTCCATTCTtgcatttattgtctttttttttggccatgccaaggGGCATGCAGGCACGCGGGatctccccaccagggatcaaacccatgccccctgcattgggagcatggagccttgaccactggaccaccagggaagttctttcatttttgatgttGGTAGttgggtgttctttttttttttttccttgataatGTATGACTtcggtttatcaattttattcatCTTCACACAAAAAAACACTTTTTGGGTGCATTgagtttctttattgtttttctgtttcctacttcactgatttctgctatgatttttcttttttttttttagttctaccactttattgctaccaacccatctccctccaccctcgtgcacacatgctcagtcatgtgaccccatgaactgcagcccgccaggctcctctgtccatggacttttccaggcaagaatactggagtgggttgctatgatCTTTTTAACTCCCTTGTTTCTTACTTTGggcttaattttctcttctttccaataTCTTAAGGCAAAAGCTGAggtctttgaaatctttttttctttatgatataGGTGTTTGGTGTGCTAATTTCTCTCCAAGCAGTGCTTTAAGTGCCTCCCACAAATCTGGatgtttcattcagttcaaaatattaatacttcatattttcacttttcatctttgGTCTGTGGGTGGTTTTGAAGTATGTGCCTTCATTTCCTGATATTTAGGGGACTTTCCAGATAtccgttttattttttttttaatatatcttaatgtttatttattttggctgtgctgggtctttgttgttgcatgcaGGCTATTTCTAGCTGGGGCACaagggcttctctttgcagtggcttctctcgctgtgaagcacaggctctaggcgcacaggcttcagtagctatggcacgtgggctcagcagctctggtgtatgggcttagtcattccgtggcatgtgggatcttcctggaccagggattgaacccatgtcccccacactgcaaggcagattcttaaccactgtaccaccaggggagtccctctgttttatatttctaatttaaatcattttgatcagagaacatactttgttTGATTGGCATTGTTTTAAACTTACTGAGACTTATTTTACTGTCCAGAATGTGGTCTATCTTGTAAATGTCTAGTGGGCACTTGGAAACAATACTCCACTCGGGTGGAGtatctataaatatcaattaggtcaaATTATTTACTGTTATTGTTCAATTTTCTATGTCCTTACTGACTTTTCAAATGTTCTATCAATTACTGAAAGAGAGATGATAAAATAATTGTGGATTTTTATATTTGGTTTTAGTTTCACATATTTttgaagttctttttaaaataatttttaaattgttacacgatttttaaaggttactttccatttacagttattacaaaacattggcTGTATTCCTCATGTTGACAACATCCCTGAGACTACCTTATACCCGATAGTCTGTACCTCCCACTCCTCCACCCCTACACTGACCCCCCGCCCTTCACTGGTAACTGATATTAACTGTTTTATCTGAGTCTGAGAAGCTCGTTTTGGAAGTACATAAACATTAGGTCATGCTCTTTTAATGAACTGACCTCTTTATCATTATAAAACATCCTTTTATCCCTCGTAAAATACTTTGCTTTGAAATCTATCTCATCTAATATTATTATAATCACACTGCCTTTCTTCCAATTACTGTTAACAAGCTATACCTTCTTCCATCATTCTACTTTtttcattattctatttttttaatgtatttgtttctttaaaacaggTTTCTTGTAAGTAGAATATAGTTGGGTCTTGCCTTTTTAATCACATGTAATAATATTTGCCTTTAAATTGCAATGCTTaagccatttacatttattttattattatctacttatttatggttgcactgggtcttcgctgctgcctgtgggctttctctagttgcagtgcacaggcctcgcattgctgtggtttctcttgttgcagagcacaggctctagtgaGCATGAGCTTAAGTCGTTGTGGCGTACAGGctttagttgcttcatggcatgtggaatcttcccagactaggcactggacccgtgttccctgcattggcaggctaattcCTACCCACTGttccatcagggaagtccttaaacaATTTACACTTAGTATGATTATTGATATGGTTTAAGTCTACcatctttctattgttttctatttgtcccatCTGTTCTTTGTTCCCTTTTGCCTCTTCTCTGTGTTCTTCTGAATTAATTATGATTCCACAAGTGGAATGAATGGCACATttgatttcatctctttttttctttttttggctacacctGGCCTCATTCAAGGTCTTCATTCTCctaccaggaatcgaacctgggccccctgcagtgcaagCGCGAAGTtctggccactggaccaccagggaagccccagatttcattatattttattgttcttcGATCTTTCTATGTTATTGCTATTTTGAGCAAGTCGTTACTCATTccacttcctctccttccttgctATTTTGAAAGTTCTATTAATACTATACTTCTCCATTCCTTTGATAGTAATCTTCCTTTCCAGCACTGATAATCAAATACGTATTTCTTTaccattatttgaaaatataccaattatttctttcattaatgtgtTTTATTTCCTGTCACTTTCACCTCAATGAAAGAGACCTTTAGAATTCTTTTACTTACCTCTTTCACTCTGCTTCTGATTCCTAGGTTTTGCTGAAATAGTATATTTATGGTTCTAGATATAATTAGATGCCTATCAATCTCCATAAACATTTAGCAGTATAATATTTTACcagatttgttctttctctttttcatcttcccctATCTTTACTCATCTGTTCTCTAACCAAAATTTTCTTGAGTATTTTCCTCAGGTGAGAAATGGAATTGATATACCCTCTGAATCTTTTATATCTCCATGTATCTTTCTTTTGCACTAACAGTTGAATGCTTCCTCAGCTGGGTATGAGATTCTGGGGTAGCCATCCTTTTCTCCTAGTATATATGCACTGTTAGATTTCAGTGCTGCAGATGAAAACTTCTGTGTCAATCTGATCCTTTTTGCTTTGTAGATAACTTGTTCTTTCTGTCTAGATActtgaaaatgtctttctttaaTCTTGGACTTCAGGAGTTCCAAGCATAGAtgtctcccttctctttttgtaTCTTCCTATGTGCCCTTTCAGTCTGCAAGGCAGAACTTTCTTC
Proteins encoded in this region:
- the SOAT2 gene encoding sterol O-acyltransferase 2 isoform X3, with the protein product MEPRAAQVRRREKQGRQQEDRPSREGEHRSGGNTEVHRGPDLVQWTQHMQAVKTQLLEQAQGQLMELLDQAMWEAVQAYPPQDRPVPSIPPDSLHKTQEPSLGKRKVFVIRKSLLDELMEVSHFRTIYHMFVAGLCVFIVSTLAIDLIDEGRLMMEFDLLTFSFGQLPLALVTWVPMFLSTLLVPYQALRLWERPKSGGAWTLGVGLGCLLLAAHAAVLGILPVHVAVDYQLPPASRCVLVFEQVRLLMKSYSFLRETVPGTLWARGGEGIRAPSFSSYLYFLFCPTLIYRETYPRTPNVRWNYVAKNFAQALGCVLYACFILGRLCVPVFANMSQEPFSTRALVLSIMHATLPGIFMLLLIFFAFLHCWLNAFAEMLRFGDRMFYRDWWNSTSFSNYYRTWNVVVHDWLYSYVYQDGLWLLGGRARGAAMLGVFLVSAVVHEYIFCFVLGFFYPVMLLLFLVFGGPLNFTMHDRRTGPAWNVLMWTLLFLGQGIQVSLYCQEWYARRHCPQPQTTFWGLVTPRSWSCHT
- the SOAT2 gene encoding sterol O-acyltransferase 2 isoform X2, which translates into the protein MEPRAAQVRRREKQGRQQEDRPSREGEHRSGGAERPGNTEVHRGPDLVQWTQHMQAVKTQLLEQAQGQLMELLDQAMWEAVQAYPPQDRPVPSIPPDSLHKTQEPSLGKRKVFVIRKSLLDELMEVSHFRTIYHMFVAGLCVFIVSTLAIDLIDEGRLMMEFDLLTFSFGQLPLALVTWVPMFLSTLLVPYQALRLWERPKSGGAWTLGVGLGCLLLAAHAAVLGILPVHVAVDYQLPPASRCVLVFEQVRLLMKSYSFLRETVPGTLWARGGEGIRAPSFSSYLYFLFCPTLIYRETYPRTPNVRWNYVAKNFAQALGCVLYACFILGRLCVPVFANMSQEPFSTRALVLSIMHATLPGIFMLLLIFFAFLHCWLNAFAEMLRFGDRMFYRDWWNSTSFSNYYRTWNVVVHDWLYSYVYQDGLWLLGGRARGAAMLGVFLVSAVVHEYIFCFVLGFFYPVMLLLFLVFGGPLNFTMHDRRTGPAWNVLMWTLLFLGQGIQVSLYCQEWYARRHCPQPQTTFWGLVTPRSWSCHT
- the SOAT2 gene encoding sterol O-acyltransferase 2 isoform X6; translation: MEPRAAQVRRREKQGRQQEDRPSREGEHRSGGAERPGGVGGNTEVHRGPDLVQWTQHMQAVKTQLLEQAQGQLMELLDQAMWEAVQAYPPQDRPVPSIPPDSLHKTQEPSLGKRKVFVIRKSLLDELMEVSHFRTIYHMFVAGLCVFIVSTLAIDLIDEGRLMMEFDLLTFSFGQLPLALVTWVPMFLSTLLVPYQALRLWERPKSGGAWTLGVGLGCLLLAAHAAVLGILPVHVAVDYQLPPASRCVLVFEQVRLLMKSYSFLRETVPGTLWARGGPTSEKAALLPRTSGSSLFRPRVRGSGPPVSPATSISSSVPHSSIGKLTPGTRQIDEKHTVSIPLLQQDTQRQVELCGQELCPGPGLCALCLFHPGPPLCSCLCQHEPGTLQHTCPGALHHACHLARHFYAAAHLLCLPSLLAQRIRGDATIWRQNVLSGLVELNILLQLLPHMERGGP
- the SOAT2 gene encoding sterol O-acyltransferase 2 isoform X1, translating into MEPRAAQVRRREKQGRQQEDRPSREGEHRSGGAERPGGVGGNTEVHRGPDLVQWTQHMQAVKTQLLEQAQGQLMELLDQAMWEAVQAYPPQDRPVPSIPPDSLHKTQEPSLGKRKVFVIRKSLLDELMEVSHFRTIYHMFVAGLCVFIVSTLAIDLIDEGRLMMEFDLLTFSFGQLPLALVTWVPMFLSTLLVPYQALRLWERPKSGGAWTLGVGLGCLLLAAHAAVLGILPVHVAVDYQLPPASRCVLVFEQVRLLMKSYSFLRETVPGTLWARGGEGIRAPSFSSYLYFLFCPTLIYRETYPRTPNVRWNYVAKNFAQALGCVLYACFILGRLCVPVFANMSQEPFSTRALVLSIMHATLPGIFMLLLIFFAFLHCWLNAFAEMLRFGDRMFYRDWWNSTSFSNYYRTWNVVVHDWLYSYVYQDGLWLLGGRARGAAMLGVFLVSAVVHEYIFCFVLGFFYPVMLLLFLVFGGPLNFTMHDRRTGPAWNVLMWTLLFLGQGIQVSLYCQEWYARRHCPQPQTTFWGLVTPRSWSCHT